A window from Acinonyx jubatus isolate Ajub_Pintada_27869175 chromosome E1, VMU_Ajub_asm_v1.0, whole genome shotgun sequence encodes these proteins:
- the DLG4 gene encoding disks large homolog 4 isoform X3 yields the protein MSEGPRAPRSALWLLAPPLLRWAPPLLTVLHSDLFQALLDILDYYEACISESQKYRYQDEDTPPLEHSPAHLPNQANSPPVIVNTDTLEAPGYELQVNGTEGEMEYEEITLERGNSGLGFSIAGGTDNPHIGDDPSIFITKIIPGGAAAQDGRLRVNDSILFVNEVDVREVTHSAAVEALKEAGSIVRLYVMRRKPPAEKLMEIKLIKGPKGLGFSIAGGVGNQHIPGDNSIYVTKIIEGGAAHKDGRLQIGDKILAVNSVGLEDVMHEDAVAALKNTYDVVYLKVAKPSNAYLSDSYAPPDITTSYSQHLDNEISHSSYLGTDYPTAMTPTSPRRYSPVAKDLLGEEDVPREPRRIVIHRGSTGLGFNIVGGEDGEGIFISFILAGGPADLSGELRKGDQILSVNGVDLRSASHEQAAIALKNAGQTVTIIAQYKPEEYSRFEAKIHDLREQLMNSSLGSGTASLRSNPKRGFYIRALFDYDKTKDCGFLSQALSFRFGDVLHVLDASDEEWWQARRVHPDSEADDIGFIPSKRRVERREWSRLKAKDWGSSSGSQGREDSVLSYETVTQMEVHYARPIIILGPTKDRANDDLLSEFPDKFGSCVPHTTRPKREYEIDGRDYHFVSSREKMEKDIQAHKFIEAGQYNSHLYGTSVQSVREVAEQGKHCILDVSANAVRRLQAAHLHPIAIFIRPRSLENVLEINKRITEEQARKAFDRATKLEQEFTECFSAIVEGDSFEEIYHKVKRVIEDLSGPYIWVPARERL from the exons ATGTCCGAGGGACCCAGAG CTCCCCGGTCAGCCCTCTGGCTCCTGGCCCCCCCACTACTGCGGTGGGCACCCCCTCTCCTCACCGTGCTGCACAGTGACCTCTTCCAGGCCTTGCTGG ACATCCTCGACTATTATGAGGCTTGTATCTCAGAGAGCCAG AAATACCGCTACCAAGATGAAGACACGCCCCCTCTGGAGCACAGCCCGGCCCACCTCCCCAACCAG GCCAATTCTCCTCCTGTGATTGTCAACACAGACACCCTAGAAGCCCCGGGATATG AGTTGCAGGTGAACGGGACGGAGGGGGAAATGGAATACGAGGAGATCACATTGGAAAGG GGCAACTCAGGTCTGGGCTTCAGCATCGCAGGCGGCACCGACAACCCACACATTGGTGACGACCCGTCCATCTTCATCACCAAGATCATTCCTGGCGGGGCCGCGGCCCAGGACGGCCGCctcag GGTCAACGATAGCATCTTGTTTGTGAATGAGGTGGACGTGCGGGAGGTGACCCACTCAGCCGCGGTGGAGGCCCTCAAGGAGGCGGGCTCCATCGTCCGCCTCTACGTCATGCGGCGGAAGCCTCCAGCTGAGAAGCTTATGGAGATCAAACTCATCAAGGGGCCTAAAG GTCTTGGCTTCAGCATCGCGGGGGGCGTAGGGAACCAACACATCCCCGGAGATAACAGCATCTATGTGACAAAGATCATCGAAGGGGGTGCCGCCCACAAGGACGGGAGGCTGCAGATTGGGGACAAGATTCTAGCG GTCAACAGTGTGGGGCTGGAGGACGTCATGCATGAGGATGCCGTGGCAGCCCTGAAGAACACATATGACGTTGTCTACCTGAAGGTGGCCAAGCCCAGCAATGCCTACCTGAGTGACAGCTATGCTCCCCCAGACATCACAACCT CTTATTCCCAGCACCTGGACAACGAGATTAGTCACAGCAGCTACCTGGGTACCGACTACCCCACAGCCatgacccccacctcccctcgGCGTTACTCCCCGGTGGCCAAGGACCTGCTGGGGGAGGAAGACGTTCCCCGGGAACCGAGGCGCATAGTGATCCACCGGGGCTCCACGGGCCTGGGCTTCAACATTGTGGGTGGCGAGGACGGTGAGGGCATCTTTATCTCCTTCATCCTGGCCGGTGGCCCTGCGGACCTCAGCGGGGAGCTGCGGAAGGGGGACCAGATCCTCTCG GTGAACGGTGTTGACCTCCGCAGTGCCAGCCACGAGCAGGCTGCCATCGCCTTGAAGAACGCGGGCCAGACGGTCACCATCATCGCTCAGTATAAACCAGAAG AGTACAGCCGATTCGAGGCCAAGATCCACGACCTTCGGGAACAGCTCATGAACAGCAGCCTGGGCTCAGGGACCGCCTCCCTGCGGAGCAACCCCAAAAGGGGTTTCTACATCAG GGCCCTGTTTGATTACGACAAGACCAAGGACTGTGGCTTCCTGAGCCAGGCCCTGAGCTTCCGTTTTGGGGACGTGCTGCACGTGCTCGACGCCAGTGACGAGGAGTGGTGGCAGGCACGGCGGGTCCACCCCGACAGCGAGGCCGATGACATCGGCTTCATCCCCAGCAAACGGCG GGTCGAACGACGGGAGTGGTCAAGGTTAAAGGCCAAG GATTGGGGCTCCAGCTCTGGATCACAGG GTCGAGAAGACTCCGTTCTGAGCTATGAGACGGTGACGCAGATGGAAG TGCACTATGCTCGCCCCATCATCATCCTTGGGCCCACCAAGGACCGAGCCAATGATGACCTTCTGTCCGAGTTCCCCGACAAGTTCGGATCCTGTGTTCCCC ATACGACGCGGCCCAAGCGGGAATATGAGATAGATGGCCGGGATTACCACTTCGTGTCCTCCCgggaaaaaatggagaaggaCATTCAGGCGCACAAGTTCATCGAGGCCGGCCAGTACAACAGCCACCTATATGGAACGAGCGTCCAGTCCGTGCGGGAGGTGGCCGAGCAG gggAAGCACTGCATCCTCGATGTCTCGGCCAATGCCGTGCGGCGGCTGCAGGCGGCCCACCTGCACCCCATCGCCATCTTCATTCGCCCCCGCTCCCTGGAGAATGTGCT AGAGATTAATAAGCGGATCACAGAGGAACAAGCTCGCAAAGCCTTCGACAGAGCCACCAAGCTGGAGCAGGAATTCACAGAGTGCTTCTCAG CCATCGTGGAGGGCGACAGCTTTGAGGAGATCTACCACAAGGTGAAGCGTGTCATCGAGGACCTCTCAGGCCCCTACATCTGGGTCCCGGCCCGAGAGAGACTCTGA
- the DLG4 gene encoding disks large homolog 4 isoform X1 yields the protein MSEGPRAPRSALWLLAPPLLRWAPPLLTVLHSDLFQALLDILDYYEACISESQKYRYQDEDTPPLEHSPAHLPNQVNAPELVHVAERNLSHLEAGHGVVGHAHLSPLKANSPPVIVNTDTLEAPGYELQVNGTEGEMEYEEITLERGNSGLGFSIAGGTDNPHIGDDPSIFITKIIPGGAAAQDGRLRVNDSILFVNEVDVREVTHSAAVEALKEAGSIVRLYVMRRKPPAEKLMEIKLIKGPKGLGFSIAGGVGNQHIPGDNSIYVTKIIEGGAAHKDGRLQIGDKILAVNSVGLEDVMHEDAVAALKNTYDVVYLKVAKPSNAYLSDSYAPPDITTSYSQHLDNEISHSSYLGTDYPTAMTPTSPRRYSPVAKDLLGEEDVPREPRRIVIHRGSTGLGFNIVGGEDGEGIFISFILAGGPADLSGELRKGDQILSVNGVDLRSASHEQAAIALKNAGQTVTIIAQYKPEEYSRFEAKIHDLREQLMNSSLGSGTASLRSNPKRGFYIRALFDYDKTKDCGFLSQALSFRFGDVLHVLDASDEEWWQARRVHPDSEADDIGFIPSKRRVERREWSRLKAKDWGSSSGSQGREDSVLSYETVTQMEVHYARPIIILGPTKDRANDDLLSEFPDKFGSCVPHTTRPKREYEIDGRDYHFVSSREKMEKDIQAHKFIEAGQYNSHLYGTSVQSVREVAEQGKHCILDVSANAVRRLQAAHLHPIAIFIRPRSLENVLEINKRITEEQARKAFDRATKLEQEFTECFSAIVEGDSFEEIYHKVKRVIEDLSGPYIWVPARERL from the exons ATGTCCGAGGGACCCAGAG CTCCCCGGTCAGCCCTCTGGCTCCTGGCCCCCCCACTACTGCGGTGGGCACCCCCTCTCCTCACCGTGCTGCACAGTGACCTCTTCCAGGCCTTGCTGG ACATCCTCGACTATTATGAGGCTTGTATCTCAGAGAGCCAG AAATACCGCTACCAAGATGAAGACACGCCCCCTCTGGAGCACAGCCCGGCCCACCTCCCCAACCAGGTAAACGCCCCCGAGCTGGTGCACGTGGCGGAGAGGAACTTGTCCCACCTCGAGGCCGGCCACGGGGTCGTGGGCCACGCCCACCTCTCCCCCCTCAAG GCCAATTCTCCTCCTGTGATTGTCAACACAGACACCCTAGAAGCCCCGGGATATG AGTTGCAGGTGAACGGGACGGAGGGGGAAATGGAATACGAGGAGATCACATTGGAAAGG GGCAACTCAGGTCTGGGCTTCAGCATCGCAGGCGGCACCGACAACCCACACATTGGTGACGACCCGTCCATCTTCATCACCAAGATCATTCCTGGCGGGGCCGCGGCCCAGGACGGCCGCctcag GGTCAACGATAGCATCTTGTTTGTGAATGAGGTGGACGTGCGGGAGGTGACCCACTCAGCCGCGGTGGAGGCCCTCAAGGAGGCGGGCTCCATCGTCCGCCTCTACGTCATGCGGCGGAAGCCTCCAGCTGAGAAGCTTATGGAGATCAAACTCATCAAGGGGCCTAAAG GTCTTGGCTTCAGCATCGCGGGGGGCGTAGGGAACCAACACATCCCCGGAGATAACAGCATCTATGTGACAAAGATCATCGAAGGGGGTGCCGCCCACAAGGACGGGAGGCTGCAGATTGGGGACAAGATTCTAGCG GTCAACAGTGTGGGGCTGGAGGACGTCATGCATGAGGATGCCGTGGCAGCCCTGAAGAACACATATGACGTTGTCTACCTGAAGGTGGCCAAGCCCAGCAATGCCTACCTGAGTGACAGCTATGCTCCCCCAGACATCACAACCT CTTATTCCCAGCACCTGGACAACGAGATTAGTCACAGCAGCTACCTGGGTACCGACTACCCCACAGCCatgacccccacctcccctcgGCGTTACTCCCCGGTGGCCAAGGACCTGCTGGGGGAGGAAGACGTTCCCCGGGAACCGAGGCGCATAGTGATCCACCGGGGCTCCACGGGCCTGGGCTTCAACATTGTGGGTGGCGAGGACGGTGAGGGCATCTTTATCTCCTTCATCCTGGCCGGTGGCCCTGCGGACCTCAGCGGGGAGCTGCGGAAGGGGGACCAGATCCTCTCG GTGAACGGTGTTGACCTCCGCAGTGCCAGCCACGAGCAGGCTGCCATCGCCTTGAAGAACGCGGGCCAGACGGTCACCATCATCGCTCAGTATAAACCAGAAG AGTACAGCCGATTCGAGGCCAAGATCCACGACCTTCGGGAACAGCTCATGAACAGCAGCCTGGGCTCAGGGACCGCCTCCCTGCGGAGCAACCCCAAAAGGGGTTTCTACATCAG GGCCCTGTTTGATTACGACAAGACCAAGGACTGTGGCTTCCTGAGCCAGGCCCTGAGCTTCCGTTTTGGGGACGTGCTGCACGTGCTCGACGCCAGTGACGAGGAGTGGTGGCAGGCACGGCGGGTCCACCCCGACAGCGAGGCCGATGACATCGGCTTCATCCCCAGCAAACGGCG GGTCGAACGACGGGAGTGGTCAAGGTTAAAGGCCAAG GATTGGGGCTCCAGCTCTGGATCACAGG GTCGAGAAGACTCCGTTCTGAGCTATGAGACGGTGACGCAGATGGAAG TGCACTATGCTCGCCCCATCATCATCCTTGGGCCCACCAAGGACCGAGCCAATGATGACCTTCTGTCCGAGTTCCCCGACAAGTTCGGATCCTGTGTTCCCC ATACGACGCGGCCCAAGCGGGAATATGAGATAGATGGCCGGGATTACCACTTCGTGTCCTCCCgggaaaaaatggagaaggaCATTCAGGCGCACAAGTTCATCGAGGCCGGCCAGTACAACAGCCACCTATATGGAACGAGCGTCCAGTCCGTGCGGGAGGTGGCCGAGCAG gggAAGCACTGCATCCTCGATGTCTCGGCCAATGCCGTGCGGCGGCTGCAGGCGGCCCACCTGCACCCCATCGCCATCTTCATTCGCCCCCGCTCCCTGGAGAATGTGCT AGAGATTAATAAGCGGATCACAGAGGAACAAGCTCGCAAAGCCTTCGACAGAGCCACCAAGCTGGAGCAGGAATTCACAGAGTGCTTCTCAG CCATCGTGGAGGGCGACAGCTTTGAGGAGATCTACCACAAGGTGAAGCGTGTCATCGAGGACCTCTCAGGCCCCTACATCTGGGTCCCGGCCCGAGAGAGACTCTGA
- the DLG4 gene encoding disks large homolog 4 isoform X4, which yields MSEGPRAPRSALWLLAPPLLRWAPPLLTVLHSDLFQALLDILDYYEACISESQKYRYQDEDTPPLEHSPAHLPNQANSPPVIVNTDTLEAPGYVNGTEGEMEYEEITLERGNSGLGFSIAGGTDNPHIGDDPSIFITKIIPGGAAAQDGRLRVNDSILFVNEVDVREVTHSAAVEALKEAGSIVRLYVMRRKPPAEKLMEIKLIKGPKGLGFSIAGGVGNQHIPGDNSIYVTKIIEGGAAHKDGRLQIGDKILAVNSVGLEDVMHEDAVAALKNTYDVVYLKVAKPSNAYLSDSYAPPDITTSYSQHLDNEISHSSYLGTDYPTAMTPTSPRRYSPVAKDLLGEEDVPREPRRIVIHRGSTGLGFNIVGGEDGEGIFISFILAGGPADLSGELRKGDQILSVNGVDLRSASHEQAAIALKNAGQTVTIIAQYKPEEYSRFEAKIHDLREQLMNSSLGSGTASLRSNPKRGFYIRALFDYDKTKDCGFLSQALSFRFGDVLHVLDASDEEWWQARRVHPDSEADDIGFIPSKRRVERREWSRLKAKDWGSSSGSQGREDSVLSYETVTQMEVHYARPIIILGPTKDRANDDLLSEFPDKFGSCVPHTTRPKREYEIDGRDYHFVSSREKMEKDIQAHKFIEAGQYNSHLYGTSVQSVREVAEQGKHCILDVSANAVRRLQAAHLHPIAIFIRPRSLENVLEINKRITEEQARKAFDRATKLEQEFTECFSAIVEGDSFEEIYHKVKRVIEDLSGPYIWVPARERL from the exons ATGTCCGAGGGACCCAGAG CTCCCCGGTCAGCCCTCTGGCTCCTGGCCCCCCCACTACTGCGGTGGGCACCCCCTCTCCTCACCGTGCTGCACAGTGACCTCTTCCAGGCCTTGCTGG ACATCCTCGACTATTATGAGGCTTGTATCTCAGAGAGCCAG AAATACCGCTACCAAGATGAAGACACGCCCCCTCTGGAGCACAGCCCGGCCCACCTCCCCAACCAG GCCAATTCTCCTCCTGTGATTGTCAACACAGACACCCTAGAAGCCCCGGGATAT GTGAACGGGACGGAGGGGGAAATGGAATACGAGGAGATCACATTGGAAAGG GGCAACTCAGGTCTGGGCTTCAGCATCGCAGGCGGCACCGACAACCCACACATTGGTGACGACCCGTCCATCTTCATCACCAAGATCATTCCTGGCGGGGCCGCGGCCCAGGACGGCCGCctcag GGTCAACGATAGCATCTTGTTTGTGAATGAGGTGGACGTGCGGGAGGTGACCCACTCAGCCGCGGTGGAGGCCCTCAAGGAGGCGGGCTCCATCGTCCGCCTCTACGTCATGCGGCGGAAGCCTCCAGCTGAGAAGCTTATGGAGATCAAACTCATCAAGGGGCCTAAAG GTCTTGGCTTCAGCATCGCGGGGGGCGTAGGGAACCAACACATCCCCGGAGATAACAGCATCTATGTGACAAAGATCATCGAAGGGGGTGCCGCCCACAAGGACGGGAGGCTGCAGATTGGGGACAAGATTCTAGCG GTCAACAGTGTGGGGCTGGAGGACGTCATGCATGAGGATGCCGTGGCAGCCCTGAAGAACACATATGACGTTGTCTACCTGAAGGTGGCCAAGCCCAGCAATGCCTACCTGAGTGACAGCTATGCTCCCCCAGACATCACAACCT CTTATTCCCAGCACCTGGACAACGAGATTAGTCACAGCAGCTACCTGGGTACCGACTACCCCACAGCCatgacccccacctcccctcgGCGTTACTCCCCGGTGGCCAAGGACCTGCTGGGGGAGGAAGACGTTCCCCGGGAACCGAGGCGCATAGTGATCCACCGGGGCTCCACGGGCCTGGGCTTCAACATTGTGGGTGGCGAGGACGGTGAGGGCATCTTTATCTCCTTCATCCTGGCCGGTGGCCCTGCGGACCTCAGCGGGGAGCTGCGGAAGGGGGACCAGATCCTCTCG GTGAACGGTGTTGACCTCCGCAGTGCCAGCCACGAGCAGGCTGCCATCGCCTTGAAGAACGCGGGCCAGACGGTCACCATCATCGCTCAGTATAAACCAGAAG AGTACAGCCGATTCGAGGCCAAGATCCACGACCTTCGGGAACAGCTCATGAACAGCAGCCTGGGCTCAGGGACCGCCTCCCTGCGGAGCAACCCCAAAAGGGGTTTCTACATCAG GGCCCTGTTTGATTACGACAAGACCAAGGACTGTGGCTTCCTGAGCCAGGCCCTGAGCTTCCGTTTTGGGGACGTGCTGCACGTGCTCGACGCCAGTGACGAGGAGTGGTGGCAGGCACGGCGGGTCCACCCCGACAGCGAGGCCGATGACATCGGCTTCATCCCCAGCAAACGGCG GGTCGAACGACGGGAGTGGTCAAGGTTAAAGGCCAAG GATTGGGGCTCCAGCTCTGGATCACAGG GTCGAGAAGACTCCGTTCTGAGCTATGAGACGGTGACGCAGATGGAAG TGCACTATGCTCGCCCCATCATCATCCTTGGGCCCACCAAGGACCGAGCCAATGATGACCTTCTGTCCGAGTTCCCCGACAAGTTCGGATCCTGTGTTCCCC ATACGACGCGGCCCAAGCGGGAATATGAGATAGATGGCCGGGATTACCACTTCGTGTCCTCCCgggaaaaaatggagaaggaCATTCAGGCGCACAAGTTCATCGAGGCCGGCCAGTACAACAGCCACCTATATGGAACGAGCGTCCAGTCCGTGCGGGAGGTGGCCGAGCAG gggAAGCACTGCATCCTCGATGTCTCGGCCAATGCCGTGCGGCGGCTGCAGGCGGCCCACCTGCACCCCATCGCCATCTTCATTCGCCCCCGCTCCCTGGAGAATGTGCT AGAGATTAATAAGCGGATCACAGAGGAACAAGCTCGCAAAGCCTTCGACAGAGCCACCAAGCTGGAGCAGGAATTCACAGAGTGCTTCTCAG CCATCGTGGAGGGCGACAGCTTTGAGGAGATCTACCACAAGGTGAAGCGTGTCATCGAGGACCTCTCAGGCCCCTACATCTGGGTCCCGGCCCGAGAGAGACTCTGA
- the DLG4 gene encoding disks large homolog 4 isoform X2, which translates to MSEGPRAPRSALWLLAPPLLRWAPPLLTVLHSDLFQALLDILDYYEACISESQKYRYQDEDTPPLEHSPAHLPNQVNAPELVHVAERNLSHLEAGHGVVGHAHLSPLKANSPPVIVNTDTLEAPGYVNGTEGEMEYEEITLERGNSGLGFSIAGGTDNPHIGDDPSIFITKIIPGGAAAQDGRLRVNDSILFVNEVDVREVTHSAAVEALKEAGSIVRLYVMRRKPPAEKLMEIKLIKGPKGLGFSIAGGVGNQHIPGDNSIYVTKIIEGGAAHKDGRLQIGDKILAVNSVGLEDVMHEDAVAALKNTYDVVYLKVAKPSNAYLSDSYAPPDITTSYSQHLDNEISHSSYLGTDYPTAMTPTSPRRYSPVAKDLLGEEDVPREPRRIVIHRGSTGLGFNIVGGEDGEGIFISFILAGGPADLSGELRKGDQILSVNGVDLRSASHEQAAIALKNAGQTVTIIAQYKPEEYSRFEAKIHDLREQLMNSSLGSGTASLRSNPKRGFYIRALFDYDKTKDCGFLSQALSFRFGDVLHVLDASDEEWWQARRVHPDSEADDIGFIPSKRRVERREWSRLKAKDWGSSSGSQGREDSVLSYETVTQMEVHYARPIIILGPTKDRANDDLLSEFPDKFGSCVPHTTRPKREYEIDGRDYHFVSSREKMEKDIQAHKFIEAGQYNSHLYGTSVQSVREVAEQGKHCILDVSANAVRRLQAAHLHPIAIFIRPRSLENVLEINKRITEEQARKAFDRATKLEQEFTECFSAIVEGDSFEEIYHKVKRVIEDLSGPYIWVPARERL; encoded by the exons ATGTCCGAGGGACCCAGAG CTCCCCGGTCAGCCCTCTGGCTCCTGGCCCCCCCACTACTGCGGTGGGCACCCCCTCTCCTCACCGTGCTGCACAGTGACCTCTTCCAGGCCTTGCTGG ACATCCTCGACTATTATGAGGCTTGTATCTCAGAGAGCCAG AAATACCGCTACCAAGATGAAGACACGCCCCCTCTGGAGCACAGCCCGGCCCACCTCCCCAACCAGGTAAACGCCCCCGAGCTGGTGCACGTGGCGGAGAGGAACTTGTCCCACCTCGAGGCCGGCCACGGGGTCGTGGGCCACGCCCACCTCTCCCCCCTCAAG GCCAATTCTCCTCCTGTGATTGTCAACACAGACACCCTAGAAGCCCCGGGATAT GTGAACGGGACGGAGGGGGAAATGGAATACGAGGAGATCACATTGGAAAGG GGCAACTCAGGTCTGGGCTTCAGCATCGCAGGCGGCACCGACAACCCACACATTGGTGACGACCCGTCCATCTTCATCACCAAGATCATTCCTGGCGGGGCCGCGGCCCAGGACGGCCGCctcag GGTCAACGATAGCATCTTGTTTGTGAATGAGGTGGACGTGCGGGAGGTGACCCACTCAGCCGCGGTGGAGGCCCTCAAGGAGGCGGGCTCCATCGTCCGCCTCTACGTCATGCGGCGGAAGCCTCCAGCTGAGAAGCTTATGGAGATCAAACTCATCAAGGGGCCTAAAG GTCTTGGCTTCAGCATCGCGGGGGGCGTAGGGAACCAACACATCCCCGGAGATAACAGCATCTATGTGACAAAGATCATCGAAGGGGGTGCCGCCCACAAGGACGGGAGGCTGCAGATTGGGGACAAGATTCTAGCG GTCAACAGTGTGGGGCTGGAGGACGTCATGCATGAGGATGCCGTGGCAGCCCTGAAGAACACATATGACGTTGTCTACCTGAAGGTGGCCAAGCCCAGCAATGCCTACCTGAGTGACAGCTATGCTCCCCCAGACATCACAACCT CTTATTCCCAGCACCTGGACAACGAGATTAGTCACAGCAGCTACCTGGGTACCGACTACCCCACAGCCatgacccccacctcccctcgGCGTTACTCCCCGGTGGCCAAGGACCTGCTGGGGGAGGAAGACGTTCCCCGGGAACCGAGGCGCATAGTGATCCACCGGGGCTCCACGGGCCTGGGCTTCAACATTGTGGGTGGCGAGGACGGTGAGGGCATCTTTATCTCCTTCATCCTGGCCGGTGGCCCTGCGGACCTCAGCGGGGAGCTGCGGAAGGGGGACCAGATCCTCTCG GTGAACGGTGTTGACCTCCGCAGTGCCAGCCACGAGCAGGCTGCCATCGCCTTGAAGAACGCGGGCCAGACGGTCACCATCATCGCTCAGTATAAACCAGAAG AGTACAGCCGATTCGAGGCCAAGATCCACGACCTTCGGGAACAGCTCATGAACAGCAGCCTGGGCTCAGGGACCGCCTCCCTGCGGAGCAACCCCAAAAGGGGTTTCTACATCAG GGCCCTGTTTGATTACGACAAGACCAAGGACTGTGGCTTCCTGAGCCAGGCCCTGAGCTTCCGTTTTGGGGACGTGCTGCACGTGCTCGACGCCAGTGACGAGGAGTGGTGGCAGGCACGGCGGGTCCACCCCGACAGCGAGGCCGATGACATCGGCTTCATCCCCAGCAAACGGCG GGTCGAACGACGGGAGTGGTCAAGGTTAAAGGCCAAG GATTGGGGCTCCAGCTCTGGATCACAGG GTCGAGAAGACTCCGTTCTGAGCTATGAGACGGTGACGCAGATGGAAG TGCACTATGCTCGCCCCATCATCATCCTTGGGCCCACCAAGGACCGAGCCAATGATGACCTTCTGTCCGAGTTCCCCGACAAGTTCGGATCCTGTGTTCCCC ATACGACGCGGCCCAAGCGGGAATATGAGATAGATGGCCGGGATTACCACTTCGTGTCCTCCCgggaaaaaatggagaaggaCATTCAGGCGCACAAGTTCATCGAGGCCGGCCAGTACAACAGCCACCTATATGGAACGAGCGTCCAGTCCGTGCGGGAGGTGGCCGAGCAG gggAAGCACTGCATCCTCGATGTCTCGGCCAATGCCGTGCGGCGGCTGCAGGCGGCCCACCTGCACCCCATCGCCATCTTCATTCGCCCCCGCTCCCTGGAGAATGTGCT AGAGATTAATAAGCGGATCACAGAGGAACAAGCTCGCAAAGCCTTCGACAGAGCCACCAAGCTGGAGCAGGAATTCACAGAGTGCTTCTCAG CCATCGTGGAGGGCGACAGCTTTGAGGAGATCTACCACAAGGTGAAGCGTGTCATCGAGGACCTCTCAGGCCCCTACATCTGGGTCCCGGCCCGAGAGAGACTCTGA